The stretch of DNA GACGGGCTCGACGCCGACGGCTTCGCCAAGGCCGCTCAGGCCGCGAAGGAGTCGTGCCCGGTGAGCAAGGCGCTCACCGGTGTCGAGATCACGTTGGACGCGGCACTCGAATCCTGAGTGCCGGCTAGCGACGGTTGAACCGTGCGCGCACTTCCTCCATCTTCGCCTGCAGTTCGTCCGGGCTGATGACGCCCTTGTCCATCAGCGCATGCGCGGTGGCGACGACGGACCGGGAGCGGACGGGGAAGTCACGGTAGATCGTTTCGCCCAGCTGGTCCTCGGTGTGGCGCCTGTCGAGATTGTCCCAGGCGCCACGCCAGGACAGGCATTCCGCGGTGGCCTGCATGCTCGACTCCCACGGGTCGGGCTTGCGGTCGAGATCGGGGAGCGTCACGTCGTCGCGAGTTGTTTCCGGCGTCAACGTGTTCAGGATGACGTCGTAGCCCTTGTCCGCCATCATCGTGCGGCTCCTCCGTTCGCCGAGGGTGGTGTGGTCGCCGTCCAGTCGACCTGCGGGACGGCGACGCCGATCATGGTGTCGCGGGTGACGATCGCCGCCAGCTGTTCCTCGCTCCACCCCTCGGTGCCCTCGGGGCGCATCGGCATCACCATGAATCGCGATTTCTGAT from Rhodococcus opacus B4 encodes:
- a CDS encoding SH3-like domain-containing protein, coding for MMADKGYDVILNTLTPETTRDDVTLPDLDRKPDPWESSMQATAECLSWRGAWDNLDRRHTEDQLGETIYRDFPVRSRSVVATAHALMDKGVISPDELQAKMEEVRARFNRR